Genomic window (Streptomyces sp. TG1A-60):
TGGTGTGAACGGACACTTTCCGTCCTTCCTTCTGGGCGCCCTGCCCGCCCAGTACCGGATCTGCCTCACCGTCGGCGAGCACTCCGCGCATCACATCCGCCGTATCGTCCGCTCGTATCTGGACGAGTGGGAGATGGCGGAGCTGACCGACGCGGTCGAGCTGGGCGTGACCGAGCTGCTCGCCAACGTCGTACGGCATGTGCCGGACCGGCGGTGCACCCTGCTGTTGCTGCGCGCGGCGGCCGGGGTGAGGGTGGAGGTCGCGGACGGGTCGGCCCGACTGCCCTCCCCGCGGGAGGACCTGCCGCCGGACTCCGAAGGGGGGCGCGGGCTGCTGCTGTTGGACGCGGTGGCCCACAAGTGGGGCGTCGGGCCCCGGCTCGCCGGAGGCAAGACCGTGTGGTTCGAGTGCCGTCGCGGCTGAGGCGGTCACCGCTCCGGCGGGCGGAGCCGCGTCAGGTCGGCCGGGAGCAGTTCGGGATGGTAGGCGGCGAGGCCGGCGCCGCCGAGCCACCAGCCCCGGTGGACGAGTGCTCGGCACAGGGACGGCGCGAGACGGTCGAACACCGTCGGGACCAGGGCGAGATCGCGGCCGTCGTGGGTGCGGTGCTCGGGGAAGGTCGCCCGCCAGCGGTGCAGAACCGGGTCCGCGAGCGGGAAGTCCGTGGACAGCTGGACCAGGAAGCCCCGGCGGGCGCCGCGCCGGAAGCGTTCGACCATGGCCCGGGTGCGCAGCGCGGTGCTCTGGCGGTAGAGGAGGGAGTTGGCTCTCGCCAGGTCGCGGATCACCGGGATGCGGCCGTACATGCCGGGGCGGAGCAGGCCCCCGGCGTTGAGGACGCACAGGAACGTGTGCCGGTAGGTGTCGCTGTCCAGGGCCTCCAGGCCGGTGTTGTCGTAGGTGCCGCCGTCCAGGAGGGCCGGGCGGTGGGTGGCGCAGGGGAAGGGTCCACGGTCGAGGACCACGGGCGGGAAGGCGCCGGGGACCGCCGCCGAGGCCGAGACGGCGCGGCTGAGGCGTAGGCCCGTACCGGCCGTGGGGGCGAGACCGATCGTGTAGTCGCCGTACACGTCGCGTTCGAAGGTGAAGCGGACGCCGGTGGTCAGGTTGGCGGCGTTGACGATCCAGCGGACCTGAGGGTCCAGGTGTTCCAGCTCGGTCTGTCCGAAGAACCAGTCGTCGAGCCGTCCGGCCAGCAGGTCCGTGCGGGTGGTCGGGCCGAGGGTGCGCCAGACGTCCCGCAGGAGCGTCCGCTTGAGGGAGCGGGCGGAGACCCGGTCGACGAGGGGCGTGATCACCAGCTCGTCCACCGCCTGCGCGGTGAAGTCCCGCTCGCGCAGGGCCGGCCAGGCGCGGGCCAGGCAGCCGTTGGCTATCGAACCCCCGGACACGGAGGAGGAGTAGCGCAGGTGGGGGAGGAGCCCGGTGTCGGCCAGCAGACGGACGAAGCCCAGCGCGGAGAGCGTGGCGCGGAAGCCTCCGCCGGAGAGGGCGAGGGCGAGGGGGGTGGCCGTGGCGGGTGGTGGTGGGGCCGGGCGGAGGAGGTCGCCGCAGGGGCGGGCGGTCAGGCCGGTGCCGACTGCGGGGGAGTCGACGGCCCACGGCGACACGCCGTTCGGGGCGGCGGACGGGACGGTGTCCGTGAACGTGTCCGGTGCGTGGCGGGACTTGGTCATGGCCGGTCTCCGATCGCGATGACGAGTGCCTGGTCGGTGGGGCCTCTGACGTCGACCTCGAAGGCACGGTCCGCGCGCAGTTCCTCCAGCGCCTCCTCGGCGAAGGGGATGTGGTTGGTGAGGTGGATGACGTACGTGTCGTCGGGTGCGCGGGACTCGACGAGCCGGCGCAGGGTCTCCTCGTCGGGGTGGTGGTGGCGGACGCCGTCGGCCGAGATGACGTAGTGGTCGGCGTGGATCCACTCGAAGAAGTCGGGTTCCACGTTGCGGTCGCTGCCGTGGTGCGGCAGCTTCAGCAGGTCGAGGTGGAGCGGGGCGGAGTCGTCGAGCAGGTCGAGGGCGCGCAGGCCGGCCAGGACGTGGTCGCCCCGTGCGTCGCCGGTGAGCAGGGCGGTCCCGTCCTCGTGGCGCAGGAGCAGCACGATGCTGGAGAGGTTCTGCACCGAACCGTCCGTGTACGCCGCCGAGATGATCTTCGGGTCGCCGCGCCGCCTCGCCTCGCGCCACTTCTTCTCCAACCGGGCCAGCGCGGCCTCGTCCGGCGCGACGACCGTGACGTCCAGGTCGTGGAGGGTCGCCTCGGCGCCCTCGGTGAGGGGGCCGAGGAAGGGGGAGTTGCCGTCCAGGCGCAGGGCGCCGGCCGCGTCGCGGAGGTCCCGGCCCTGGTTGTAGCTGGCGGTGACCGCCGAGTCGGAGGCGGCGGCGCGTTCGAGGAGCGGGTGGACGGAGGCGCTGAGGCCGGGGGCCCGCTGGTCGACCAGTTCCTCCACGGAGTTGAACCACAGGGCGTCGACCGCGTACGGCAGGGCGTCCCCGTCCTGCTGGGCCCGGCGCATGTCGCGGAAGAGCCGCAGAAGTCCGCCGGCGTGGTCGTCGTCGACGTGGGAGAGGCAGACGACGTCGAGGTGGGGCGGCGCGAGGCCGTCGCGGCTCTCCTCGTCGGCGAGTCGGCGCAGTCGGCCCCGGAGCGTGGACGTGTAGACGCCGGCCGGGCCGCCGTCGACGAGCATGACCCGCTCGCCGGTCGGGCGCCGCTCGTCGTGCGTACGCTGCTCGCCGGGCCGTTCCCGCTCGTCCTGCGTGTCCGGCTCGTCGGGCGGTTCCGGCTCGTCCTGCGTGTCCTGCTCGTCGTGCGTGTCCCAGCGGACGAGGAAGCAGTCGCCGTGGCGGGCGTCGAGGAAGTCGAAGGTCAACATGGGGTCTGCCTCGCCGGGCGGCGGCCGTCACACGGACTGCATGGCACGCAGCACGTCGACGAGCCCATGGCCCTGGAAGTCGCGTTCACGGTCGAGGTCGGTCGCCGTCGCGCACAGGATCTGCTTCACGCGCTCGGGGCGGCCGAGCAACTCGCGGTAGCGGGCCAGCAGCATGGCCGCGGCCCCGCTGACATGTGCCGCCGCCTGGCTGGTGCCGTGCATGGCGGCGATGCCCTCGCCGGGGATCGGTCCGTCGATGTCCTCCCCCGGCGCCACCAGGTCGGGCTTGCGCCGCCCGTCGCCGGTGGGGCCACGGCCGGAGAAGTAACTGACGCCGTGGCGGTGCGGATTGCTGCGGTGGGTGGAGCCGACGGTGATGACCGACTCCGCGTTGCCGGGGTCCGAGATGCTGATGTCGTGGTAGCCGGTGCCCAGGGTGCGCGCGGTCCCGGTGAACCCGGAGTTCCCGGCGGCGGTCACGACCACCACGCCCGACCGTGTCAGCCGGTCGCACTCGACGCACACCGGTGTCCACCCAGTGGAGTGGGCGGCGACGTCGTGCGGCACCGACAGGCTGATGTTGACCCCGGCGATGACGAACCGGCCGGCCTGCTCGTTGATGTGCCGGACCGCCTGGAGCGCGGTGACGATGGAGAACTCGTCGCCCTCCCCGTCGTCGTCCAGGACCCGGAAGTCGTACAGCCGGACGCGCGGACAGATGCCCCGGAACTCCAGCTCCGGCCACCACCCGCCGATGATCCCGGCGATGTGCGTACCGTGCTGGTCGCCGGGCGGTACGTAGGGGTCCGGCCGTCCCGGCGAGGGCGGCCCGGGGTCCGACGCGGTCTCGACGGACGGCAGGGCGGCCGACCAGTTCACCAGCCCGTTGATCAGCGCGTCGTCGGGCAGTTTCTCCCGCACGCACGTGAAGTCGAACGACCGGGCGATACGCGTCTCCAGCCGCCGAGGCGGCGAGACGCCGGTGTCCCACTCGTGGAACGCCGAGTGGCGTGCGTCGATCCCGCTGTCGACCACCGCCCAGCCGATGGAGGCGCTGTCCACCGAGAACACCTGCTCGGCGGCGTCCGCCTTGATCGTCCGCCGGGACCGTACGACCGCGCGGGTCGCCCGGCGGTTCGTCGTCACGGAGACGACGGGGTACTTCTGCCGCCGGTCCACGACACGGCCGACGGGGGTGTGGGGGCCGCGCACCGGGTGCGTGTCCGGGACGGCGGCGGCCAGCATGCGGACGAGTACGCCGGTCACGTCCCGTTCGCCGGGGTGGGAGTCCGCCACGACCCGGCGCAGCAGGTTCAGGAACCAGGTCAGCTGACGGCCGCGTTCCTGACGGCGCTGCATGCTGTCGTGGATCTCGCTGGTCGCCGGAGCACGGATGTGCCCGTGCAGAGCCGCCTCCATCCCCTCCGCGCCGCTCTCCACGGCGAGTTCATGGGCGACCCGCACCACCCCGGCGAGACTCGTCAGCGGCAGCAGGGCCCTGACCAGTTCCTCCAGCGTCATCCGCACCGCCACGAAGCTCCCGGCCGCGACCGGCCGGCACTCCCGCGTCAGCCGCAGCCGCTGAAGACGTTCGAGGGCCCGCTCGACCCCGTGCTCCTCACGGACGGAGAGGATCAGGTCCTGCCGGTACGGCGACGGCGGTGGCTCTGAAGGCGATGACGGCGCTTCTGAAGGCGACGGCGGCGGCCGGGACGGCGTTGACGGCGGCTCTGAAGTCGACGGCGGCGGCCGGTACGGCGACGGCGGCTGCGCGAACGCCAGCCACACGTCGAAGTGCACGGGACAGCCCGTCGCCCACAACACCGGGACGGGCCCCTCCCCGTAGAACACCGCCAAGAGGTCCGCTCGGTCCATCAGGGCTCCCGATGCGCGTGGCGTGGGGGGAGGGCTGACTCCATTCTCCGCCCTGGTCATGAACACCGCATCATGACGCGCGGTACAGGCCGGCGGGGGCCCCGGGGAGGGCCGGGCTCACGGGGCGCGAAGGCGGCGGCCCCGGGGATCGGGGGCCGCCGCCTTCAGTCGGGGGGCGCCTGGTAGTGATCGCGGATCAGTACCAGTGGTTGGCCTGCCAGAAGTTCCACGCGCCACAGGGGCTGCCGTAGCGGTCCTTCATGTAGTCCACGCCCCACTTGATCTGCGTGGCGGCGTTGGTCTTCCAGTCGGAGCCGGCGGAGGCCATCTTCGAGCCGGGGAGCGCCTGGACCAGGCCGTAGGCGCCGGAGGACGCGTTCCTCGCGTTGACGTCCCAGTCGCTCTCGCGGTCCACGATCTTGGCGAAGCAGCTGTACTGGACCGGGTCCCCGACCATCTTCTTCGCGACAGCCTGGGCCTGAGATGCCTCCGACGCGGCCTGGGCGGGCGCGGCGCCGAGCAGCGTACCGGCGGTGGCGGCGGCCACGGCGGCACCGGCGAGGGCCTTCTTCGGGGAGGCGATGCGGCGCAGGAGGGTGAGGGACACGGGGAACCTTCTCTTCGGGGACACGGCCGTCGCGGGCATGCCTTCACCACGCGGTGTGCGGTGGGGGCGTAGGTCGGCGCCGAGGCCCGGGAGGGCACGTCGGCGCCGTGCGACTCGTCCAGAGAAACAGCCGGAGCAGCCGCCCGCAATGACCCCTTTTGCTAGTGGCCGTCGTACCCGAGGAGGATGCGCCTTCTGTGACGTGGCTCTCAATGCGCAGGTCAGAGCCCGAATCGTCGCGCGCATGCCACGTACTTCGATCTACGAGCCCGCTTCGTATGTGACGTGCGTCCTGTGGGGTGGTTCACGCCTCATGCGACAGGCCTCATAACGCCCTCTGAAGCCGCCGGGCCCGGCTTGTGGCCGGTTCGGGGAGATGGAGACCGCCGGTGCCGATCCGGGTCGGTTGTGCATCGTGACGTTTGCGGGTCGCGAGTCCGGTGGGAGGCGCGGGCGGGATACTCACGCCGGTCGTCGGCGGGTGTTCACGACGCACACCCCATTGAACTGCGAGAGGCGAGGCATCCGTGTGTCCTGGCCCGCGCTCAGAGGTCGTCCACGTCGACCAGCCCGTCCTGGACGGCGCGGGCCACCAGGCTGGCCTTCGTCCGCGCGGGGCGGCCGACGTTCGCGTACTTGATCCGCACGCGGTCCAGATACGAGTTGACCGTCCGTACGGAGATGCCGAGACGCTGCGCGACCAGCTCCTTCGACTCCGACTGGAACCATTCGATGAGCACGTTCTCCTCGCGCGCGGAGAGCTGGGGGCGGTCGGCGCGGGCGTTCGTTCCCAGCGCGCCGGCCAGCGCGGGCGGCATGTAGGGCCGCTCATCGGCTGCTGCCAGCGTCGCCTCGACAAGGTGTTGTCGGCCCTCGCTCTTGGTCAGAAAGGTCGCGGCTCCCAGGTCAAGGCAGCTGAGCGCTGTCTTCTCGTCATCCCGCATCGAATAGACGACCACCTGCCGCCCGGCGTCGACGAGTCTTCGAAGGCTGCCGAAGGCGGGGGCGCCCTCGCCCAGTTGCAGATCCAGGATGACGACATCGGCCGTGCTGCCCGGCGCGGTCCAGGCTTCCCCTACGGAGCCGCCGGCCGCGACCACGGTGATGGGTCGCCGCGATGCGGCGTACCACGCCTCTACGCCCGCGAGGATGGCGGGATGGTCGTCGACGACGACCACGCTGACTGGTGCGTTGGTGCTCATGTCAGGTCAACTCCGGAGGCCGCCGGTCGTCTCCAACCAGCCTCCACCCACACACTTCCGCCACGCGTCGTTCTGGCCACGGTCACGTTCGCGGCCGTGGCGCGGCCGCGAGCTTGAGCGGCCTCTGCCGTGTCATGGCTGTCGGTGCAGTCCTCGCTGATCACGCTCACGCGTACCGCGCGGGGTGTCCACACGACGGTCACCCGCGCGGTCGAGCGGGTACGGCCCAGAACCACCGCCACCGGGTCGATCAACTCCCTGCGTACCTCCACAGGCACCTCACCCTGCTGGCCTCGTACGGCCAGGCTCACCGTCACCCCCTGGTGCTCGGCCACCTCGACGCATGCCCGCAACTCGTTCAGCAGCGGGTCGGAGACGGCGTCGCTCTCCGCGAACAGGCGGCGCATACGGGCGGCTTCCACACCGCACCGCAGCCTGACCTCCTCGTCGTGCGGGCTCAGCACACCGTGGCCGAGGCCCACGAGCAGCGGCACTGTCGTCATCGTCAGGGCGCG
Coding sequences:
- a CDS encoding ATP-binding protein, with translation MNGHFPSFLLGALPAQYRICLTVGEHSAHHIRRIVRSYLDEWEMAELTDAVELGVTELLANVVRHVPDRRCTLLLLRAAAGVRVEVADGSARLPSPREDLPPDSEGGRGLLLLDAVAHKWGVGPRLAGGKTVWFECRRG
- a CDS encoding transglycosylase SLT domain-containing protein, whose product is MPATAVSPKRRFPVSLTLLRRIASPKKALAGAAVAAATAGTLLGAAPAQAASEASQAQAVAKKMVGDPVQYSCFAKIVDRESDWDVNARNASSGAYGLVQALPGSKMASAGSDWKTNAATQIKWGVDYMKDRYGSPCGAWNFWQANHWY
- a CDS encoding MBL fold metallo-hydrolase produces the protein MLTFDFLDARHGDCFLVRWDTHDEQDTQDEPEPPDEPDTQDERERPGEQRTHDERRPTGERVMLVDGGPAGVYTSTLRGRLRRLADEESRDGLAPPHLDVVCLSHVDDDHAGGLLRLFRDMRRAQQDGDALPYAVDALWFNSVEELVDQRAPGLSASVHPLLERAAASDSAVTASYNQGRDLRDAAGALRLDGNSPFLGPLTEGAEATLHDLDVTVVAPDEAALARLEKKWREARRRGDPKIISAAYTDGSVQNLSSIVLLLRHEDGTALLTGDARGDHVLAGLRALDLLDDSAPLHLDLLKLPHHGSDRNVEPDFFEWIHADHYVISADGVRHHHPDEETLRRLVESRAPDDTYVIHLTNHIPFAEEALEELRADRAFEVDVRGPTDQALVIAIGDRP
- a CDS encoding patatin-like phospholipase family protein, whose protein sequence is MTKSRHAPDTFTDTVPSAAPNGVSPWAVDSPAVGTGLTARPCGDLLRPAPPPPATATPLALALSGGGFRATLSALGFVRLLADTGLLPHLRYSSSVSGGSIANGCLARAWPALRERDFTAQAVDELVITPLVDRVSARSLKRTLLRDVWRTLGPTTRTDLLAGRLDDWFFGQTELEHLDPQVRWIVNAANLTTGVRFTFERDVYGDYTIGLAPTAGTGLRLSRAVSASAAVPGAFPPVVLDRGPFPCATHRPALLDGGTYDNTGLEALDSDTYRHTFLCVLNAGGLLRPGMYGRIPVIRDLARANSLLYRQSTALRTRAMVERFRRGARRGFLVQLSTDFPLADPVLHRWRATFPEHRTHDGRDLALVPTVFDRLAPSLCRALVHRGWWLGGAGLAAYHPELLPADLTRLRPPER
- a CDS encoding S8 family serine peptidase, translating into MDRADLLAVFYGEGPVPVLWATGCPVHFDVWLAFAQPPSPYRPPPSTSEPPSTPSRPPPSPSEAPSSPSEPPPSPYRQDLILSVREEHGVERALERLQRLRLTRECRPVAAGSFVAVRMTLEELVRALLPLTSLAGVVRVAHELAVESGAEGMEAALHGHIRAPATSEIHDSMQRRQERGRQLTWFLNLLRRVVADSHPGERDVTGVLVRMLAAAVPDTHPVRGPHTPVGRVVDRRQKYPVVSVTTNRRATRAVVRSRRTIKADAAEQVFSVDSASIGWAVVDSGIDARHSAFHEWDTGVSPPRRLETRIARSFDFTCVREKLPDDALINGLVNWSAALPSVETASDPGPPSPGRPDPYVPPGDQHGTHIAGIIGGWWPELEFRGICPRVRLYDFRVLDDDGEGDEFSIVTALQAVRHINEQAGRFVIAGVNISLSVPHDVAAHSTGWTPVCVECDRLTRSGVVVVTAAGNSGFTGTARTLGTGYHDISISDPGNAESVITVGSTHRSNPHRHGVSYFSGRGPTGDGRRKPDLVAPGEDIDGPIPGEGIAAMHGTSQAAAHVSGAAAMLLARYRELLGRPERVKQILCATATDLDRERDFQGHGLVDVLRAMQSV
- a CDS encoding response regulator transcription factor, whose amino-acid sequence is MSTNAPVSVVVVDDHPAILAGVEAWYAASRRPITVVAAGGSVGEAWTAPGSTADVVILDLQLGEGAPAFGSLRRLVDAGRQVVVYSMRDDEKTALSCLDLGAATFLTKSEGRQHLVEATLAAADERPYMPPALAGALGTNARADRPQLSAREENVLIEWFQSESKELVAQRLGISVRTVNSYLDRVRIKYANVGRPARTKASLVARAVQDGLVDVDDL